A part of Populus alba chromosome 8, ASM523922v2, whole genome shotgun sequence genomic DNA contains:
- the LOC118056351 gene encoding protein tesmin/TSO1-like CXC 2: MDTPEKTQITSPLSKFEDSPVFSYINSLSPIKPVKSINIAHTFHSLSFASLPSVFTSPHVNSHKETRFLKRHNYADLSKPEFSSENGNEACNDERVAVDAAQLYDNSSELQESFDPGVSIREASVEPPGEHLKLAIELPRTLNYDCGTPDSDQTPRCGTQTDTVSKSDGTIASLVPFTDVASHKDSSEGQVHLAGLYKIESKKEATECDWENFISDSADLLIFNSPIDAEGFKELFQKSPNPVVGFCTSFSEVQKMQTVNPIGPGEQNEKEDPFTQPGETIELTQMDPTQDNLAANKDPNKYIISNPSKAVSNLHRGMRRRCLDFEMVGARRKNIEDGSSSSSVGVQSDEKITYKNTQLVPFKPSSDSSRCILPGIGLHLNALAINSRDSKKIKHETFSSSITLPGSAASFHSPTSGQELDESLALASMERDMDPSDNVVPFVEDFSQTSPKKKRRRLEGEAEACKRCNCKKSKCLKLYCECFAAGVYCIEPCACQDCFNKPIHEDTVLATRKQIESRNPLAFAPKVIRTSEPAPEIGDESSKTPASARHKRGCNCKKSSCLKKYCECYQGGVGCSLNCRCEGCKNAFGRKDGSASVEMEDEQEDETEASEKNGVDKTLQKAEIQNNDEQHPNSALPKTPLRFSRPLVQLPYSSKGKPPRCFLGVGSSSGLYTGQRYGKPNILRPQWKFDKQFQNVPEDEIPEILRENHSPSSGIKTSPNSKRVSPPQSNLGSSPGRRSGRKLILQSIPSFPSLTPQH, translated from the exons GATTCACCTGTTTTTAGCTATATCAATAGCCTTTCTCCTATCAAGCCAGTGAAGTCCATAAACATCGCCCATACATTCCACTCGCTTAGCTTTGCATCCCTTCCGTCCGTCTTTACTTCGCCCCATGTCAACTCTCACAAGGAAACTAGGTTCCTTAAGAG GCATAACTACGCTGATCTCTCAAAACCAGAGTTTTCTTCTGAAAATGGGAATGAGGCTTGTAATGATGAAAGGGTAGCTGTGGATGCGGCTCAGCTTTATGATAATTCGTCTGAGCTACAGGAGAGTTTTGATCCTGGGGTGTCCATTAGAGAGGCTTCAGTTGAACCTCCTGGTGAACATTTGAAGCTCGCAATTGAACTGCCACGGACGTTAAACTATGATTGTGGTACCCCTGATAGTGACCAAACACCTCGTTGTGGTACTCAGACAGATACTGTGTCCAAATCTGATGGCACAATAGCGTCACTTGTTCCATTTACTGATGTGGCTTCTCATAAAGATTCCTCTGAAGGTCAAGTGCATTTAGCAGGGTTATACAAGATTGAGAGTAAAAAAGAGGCTACAGAATGTGACTGGGAGAATTTTATATCAGATTCTGCTGATCTGTTAATTTTCAATTCTCCCATTGATGCAGAGGGTTTTAAGGAGCTTTTTCAGAAGTCACCAAACCCTGTTGTAGGATTTTGCACCTCTTTTAGTGAGGTGCAAAAAATGCAAACAGTCAATCCTATTGGTCCTGGTGAACAAAATGAGAAGGAAGACCCCTTCACTCAACCTGGGGAAACCATTGAGCTGACGCAAATGGACCCAACACAGGACAATCTTGCTGCTAATAAGGATCCAAATAAATACATAATCAGCAATCCTTCTAAG GCTGTTTCTAATTTGCATCGTGGCATGCGAAGGCGCTGTCTTGACTTTGAAATGGTAGGAGCCCGTAGGAAGAACATAGAAGACGGTTCAAGCTCTAGTTCAGTGGGGGTGCAGTCAGATGAGaaaattacttacaaaaatacACAATTGGTGCCTTTTAAGCCCAGCAGTGATTCTTCAAGATGCATTTTACCTGGAATTGGTCTGCACCTAAATGCTTTGGCAATAAATTCCAGGGatagtaaaaaaatcaagcatgaaaCCTTCTCTTCCTCCATTACTTTGCCGGGTTCTGCTGCCTCCTTTCACTCCCCAACAAGTGGTCAAGAGCTTGATGAATCATTGGCCTTAGCGTCTATGGAAAGAGACATGGATCCCAGTGACAATGTTGTTCCATTTGTGGAAGATTTCAGCCAGACTAGCCCAAAAAAGAAGAG GCGTCGGTTGGAAGGAGAAGCCGAGGCCTGCAAGCGTTGCAACTGTAAGAAATCAAAGTGTTTGAAACT GTACTGTGAATGTTTTGCTGCTGGTGTCTACTGCATAGAGCCATGTGCATGTCAAGATTGCTTCAACAAGCCTATTCATGAAGATACTGTTCTTGCAACTCGCAAACAGATAGAGTCTCGCAACCCACTTGCATTCGCTCCCAAAGTGATTAGGACATCTGAACCTGCACCTGAAATTGGG GATGAGTCCAGCAAAACACCTGCTTCAGCTCGGCATAAAAGGGGATGCAACTGCAAGAAATCAAGTTGCCTAAAGAAATACTGTGAATGCTATCAG GGTGGTGTTGGATGCTCCCTTAACTGCAGATGTGAAGGATGCAAGAATGCATTTGGAAGAAAGGATG GATCTGCTTCAGTGGAAATGGAAGAtgaacaagaagatgaaacagAGGCAAGTGAAAAGAATGGGGTTGATAAAACATTGCAGAAAGCTGAAATCCAGAATAATGATGAGCAGCATCCAAATTCTGCTCTTCCCAAAACACCATTACGGTTTTCCAG ACCACTGGTTCAGCTGCCATATTCATCGAAGGGCAAACCGCCAAGATGTTTTCTTGGCGTTGGATCATCTTCTGGATTGTATACTGGCCAAAGATATGGAAAACCAAATATTCTTCGACCTCAATGGAAGTTTGATAAGCAATTCCAAAATGTTCCAGAAGATGAAATTCCTGAGATCCTTCGAGAAAACCACTCTCCAAGCTCTGGCATCAAGACTTCTCCCAACAGCAAGAGGGTCTCTCCTCCACAAAGTAACTTAGGATCATCCCCTGGTCGGAGGAGTGGTCGGAAGTTGATACTACAATCCATACCCTCATTCCCTTCTCTCACTCCCCAGCATTGA